One bacterium genomic window, CACCGGCAACGTCGATCACGCCTACACAATCGAGCCCGGCGATTTGCCGCGTCTGTAGCGCGTCCCGGGTGTCCCATGACCACCGCCGCTGTCAACCAACGCGTCTGGACTGTCGAGGAGCTCCACCGCCGCCTGCTGGCGCGCGAGCGCTTCCAGCTGATTGACCTGCGCGCGCCGGAAGAGTATGCCGCCTGGCGCATCGAGACACCGACGCCCGGTACTTCCACCAACGTCGCGATGACCGCCATCCTCGAGACCGGTGGCCGCGATGATCCGCGCGCCGCGTTGCGGCTGTGGGCGGGACAGCGCCTGCCGGAGAATCTGGATCGTACGGCGCCGGTCGCGCTGGTCTGCGCCAAAGGCGTCACCTCGTCGCTTGCGGCCGAGGTCCTGCGCGACTCCGGGTGGGAAGCGTACGGTCTCCAGGGCGGCATGAGCGCCTGGGCGGCGCACTACCACTTCTGCCCGATTGTCGAATCCGACACCCTTAGTCTGTACCAATGCCAGCGTCCGGCGCGCGGCTGCCTTGGTTATGTGATCGCCGCTCAAGGCGAGGCGATCGTCGTGGACCCCTTGCGACACATGGCGCCCTACCTGCGTTTCCTTGAGTCGCGAAGTTTGCGCGCGGCCGTCATTGTCGACACACACGGTCATGCCGACCATCTCAGCGGCGGGCGGATGCTGGCGCAGGCGACCGGCGCCCCCTACTTTCTGCATCCGTACGATGCCATCCATCCGGTCGATGTGCTGAGCGGCGATCTGCCTTTCGAATACCTGCGCGAGGGCCAGACACTGCGATGCGGCGATGTCCGCATCGAAGTCCTCCATGTGCCCGGGCACACACTCGGCAATCTGTCGCTTTTGGTCGATGGCCGTTACCTGCTCTCCGGTGACAGCATCTTCATCGCCTCGATTGCCCGTCCCGACCTCGGCGGCCACCCCGAATCCTGGGCCGAACTGCACTACCGCTCGCTGCGCCGTCTGCTGGCGTTGCCGGATGAGACGATTGTCCTGCCCGGACACTTCAGCGCATTCTCCGAGTCCGACGGCGCCGGCGCCTTTGCACGCGCGCTGGGCGAATTGCGGCAGACCAACGCCGGTCTGCGGATGGCCGCAGGCGACCTGCCCGCCTTCGTCGACTACATCCGCCGCACACTGCCCCCGGCCATGCCCGCCTATGTCGAAATCAAACGCGTCAATGCCGGCCTGATCGCCGCCGATCCCGACCAGGCCGACACGCTGGAAACCGGCCGCAATGTCTGTGCCCTCGCGCACGGCTGATCGGCATCCTCTCCGGAAGCGGCCGTCAACCCCGTAAGGGGACCGCGTATTCGCCCGATTCACGGCAGGTCAGCCAGGAATGTCCGACCCCCTGCAAAAAGGGCCTGGAATCTTTGTTTCCCACCCCTATGCCCAATCACACTCGGCCGGGATGCTGGAAAATGGCACCCGCGTCGGCGCATGCTCCTTGGCGGGCAACACGCCAGCAAAGTAGGTCGTGTCACGCCCCCAGCGCGCATTGATCCGGTCGATCGCCTCGGAGAGCGCCAGGCGGCGCGTGTCCTCGAAGAGGGAGTAATTGTGCAGACGGTCGGGCACCAGCCCGAAGAGCGTCACCCCGACCGACAACGCCTTGTCGCGGGCGAAATCGGGACGCCCCTGCCACAACTGCTTGAGCGTGTGCAGCAGCGTCAGCGTGTCCTGGCATTCAGCGAAGGTCGCCTTGACGCTCCAGCTGCGCTCGTTGAAAAACGACACCTGCACATAAAGCCCGGTGCACCACCAATGATTGTAGCGCAGACGCAACGCCGCGCGGTGCAGGAGCTTCTGCACGATCGCATAGGCTCCCGCTTCATGGCGCATCGATGGGGGCAGGACATGCGAATGCCCCAGCGAACTGTTGTGCGTCACCACATCCGGGATGTCATGGCCGTGTAGCCAGTACCAGAACCGCTCGCCGACAACCCCGCCCCACAGATGCCGCATCTCGTCACGACGCAGCGCGCACAACTGCCGCACCGTGGTGATGCCCCGCGCCAACAGACGTCTGTTCATCCGCGGCCCGATGCCGGGCAGGTCCTGCGGCTCCAGCGGGTAGAGGATATCGGGCAGGTCACCGGGACAGATCACCGTGAGTCCATCCGGCTTCTGCATGTCGGTGGCGACCTTGGCCAGCCACTTGTTCGGCGCCAGCCCGATCGAGCAGGTCAGCACCGTTCCGACCCTCTCCCGCATCACGCCCTTGATTCGTCGCGCCAGAGCGACCGCCGCTTCAACCGAGCGCTGCGAGGCGTCCAGACGGCAGGCCATCTCGTCGATTGAGTGCACCTTGTCGACCGGGACGCAGGTCTGCACCGCCTCGATAATCCGGTGATGGTACTCGACATAGCGCTGCGGCCGCGACTCGACAAAGACACAGTCCGGGGCCAGCCGTCGCGCCTCCGCCGGCGAGGTCCCCACCTTGATCCCGAACTTCTTGGCCTCACGGCTGGCGGCGATGCAGCAGGACGATTCCGCCATGATCGGCAAAATACCCACCGGCTTGCCGCGCAAACGCGGGTTTAACTCCTGCTCGACCGACGCGAAATACGAGTTCAGGTCGAGGAAAAGCCAGCGCAGGGGATCGATGGTCTCCACGCTTCAAACTACGCGCCCCGTGTTCCGGCTCTGATCACTTTCTCCGGCGACGGAAGGCGGTTAATCGGCCTAAATCCCTGCCCCGAAGCGCTTTTGGGCTTGTCGGCACCGAAGCCCGGATGCAAGATTAGGCCGAAGCCAGGGTTCGACCATTCGCACAATTGATGGGGGTACCAATGAAACGTTCAATCAACACACCGACTGTGGCAGTCTTCCTCGCGACGGCGCTCCTTGTGGTCGCCGGTTGTTCCTCGCGGACCGTCGTGACCCGCGTCGATACCGAAGAGCAAATCGACCTCTCCGGCCGTTGGAACGACACCGACTCGCGCCTGGTCTCCGAGGAGATGATCCGCGATTGCCTCAATCACCCGTGGCTCTCCGAGCACATGACCGCCAAGGCGAAAAAGCCGGTGGTGATCGTCGGGGCGATCCGCAACAAGTCGCAGGAGCATATCCCGGTCGGCACGTTCGTCGGCGATATCGAACGCGCCTATGTCAACTCCGGCAAGGTGCAGGTGGTCGCCTCGGCGGTCGAGCGCGACGATCTCCGTTCGGAAAAGCGTGATCAGCGCATCAACGCCACCGAGGAGACGCTCAAGGCGATGGGACGCGAGGTCGGCGCCGACTACATGCTGATCGGCGAGATCAACCAGATCATCGACTCCGAAAAGGGCGAGAAGGTCTCCTACTACCAGGCCGACCTGACGCTTGTCGACATCGAGACGAACGTCAAGGCCTGGCTGGGCCAGAAGAAGATCAAAAAGTACATCGGCCGCTCCGAGTACAAGCCGTGATCCCGGCGGCAGCTGTCGCATGATGCGAGCGCGCACCAGCCGGCCTGTCCGCCGCGGTGAACGAGTCATTCGCGGCCACGTCGCGGCGTGGGCGAGGGGAGAGGACGCTTCCGACCCCCATTCCGCGACCCGCTTCGCATCTCCGCCGATTGGGGGAGGGCGAGGCTCCCGCCGCGCCGGCTCTTTTTCCCTGGCGACCGCGTTTGCCGCTCTGGTCGCAACCTTCACCCTCGCCGGCTGCGCCACCCATTCCGAATCGCTCACCAAGGTGCGCGAATCGCTGCTCGCAGGCCGGCCCGACGCCGCCTGGCAGGAGTTCAGCAAGACAAAGGAAAAGCCCGACGATCTCCTCTACCTGCTGGAGCGCGGCTACCTGGCCCACGAAGCCGGCGAATACGATTCCTCCAACGCCGCCTTCGACGCCGCCGAACTGCGCTACGAGGAGCTCTACACCAAGAGCGTCTCCAACGAACTGGCCGCGCTGGTCACCAGCGACAACACGCTGCCCTACCGCGGCTACCCGCA contains:
- a CDS encoding MBL fold metallo-hydrolase, with amino-acid sequence MTTAAVNQRVWTVEELHRRLLARERFQLIDLRAPEEYAAWRIETPTPGTSTNVAMTAILETGGRDDPRAALRLWAGQRLPENLDRTAPVALVCAKGVTSSLAAEVLRDSGWEAYGLQGGMSAWAAHYHFCPIVESDTLSLYQCQRPARGCLGYVIAAQGEAIVVDPLRHMAPYLRFLESRSLRAAVIVDTHGHADHLSGGRMLAQATGAPYFLHPYDAIHPVDVLSGDLPFEYLREGQTLRCGDVRIEVLHVPGHTLGNLSLLVDGRYLLSGDSIFIASIARPDLGGHPESWAELHYRSLRRLLALPDETIVLPGHFSAFSESDGAGAFARALGELRQTNAGLRMAAGDLPAFVDYIRRTLPPAMPAYVEIKRVNAGLIAADPDQADTLETGRNVCALAHG
- a CDS encoding DNA polymerase, which produces METIDPLRWLFLDLNSYFASVEQELNPRLRGKPVGILPIMAESSCCIAASREAKKFGIKVGTSPAEARRLAPDCVFVESRPQRYVEYHHRIIEAVQTCVPVDKVHSIDEMACRLDASQRSVEAAVALARRIKGVMRERVGTVLTCSIGLAPNKWLAKVATDMQKPDGLTVICPGDLPDILYPLEPQDLPGIGPRMNRRLLARGITTVRQLCALRRDEMRHLWGGVVGERFWYWLHGHDIPDVVTHNSSLGHSHVLPPSMRHEAGAYAIVQKLLHRAALRLRYNHWWCTGLYVQVSFFNERSWSVKATFAECQDTLTLLHTLKQLWQGRPDFARDKALSVGVTLFGLVPDRLHNYSLFEDTRRLALSEAIDRINARWGRDTTYFAGVLPAKEHAPTRVPFSSIPAECDWA
- a CDS encoding penicillin-binding protein activator LpoB, whose amino-acid sequence is MKRSINTPTVAVFLATALLVVAGCSSRTVVTRVDTEEQIDLSGRWNDTDSRLVSEEMIRDCLNHPWLSEHMTAKAKKPVVIVGAIRNKSQEHIPVGTFVGDIERAYVNSGKVQVVASAVERDDLRSEKRDQRINATEETLKAMGREVGADYMLIGEINQIIDSEKGEKVSYYQADLTLVDIETNVKAWLGQKKIKKYIGRSEYKP